Proteins from a genomic interval of Nitrospirota bacterium:
- the nadE gene encoding NAD(+) synthase — protein NDIFKLYLDTLSGEFNNMKPDITEENIQARIRGNIMMALSNKFGRLVLTTGNKSEMSVGYATLYGDMAGGFAVIKDVPKTLVYELVRYRNSMDKVGVPPVPERVIIKAPTAELRPGQKDSDTLPEYDILDPILNAYIEEDRSLREIVAMGYDEKTTAKVISMVDRSEYKRRQSPPGIKITPRAFGKDWRVPVTNGYKG, from the coding sequence TAATGATATTTTCAAGTTATATCTGGATACACTCTCAGGAGAGTTTAATAACATGAAACCTGATATAACAGAGGAAAATATTCAGGCGAGGATTCGCGGCAATATTATGATGGCACTGTCAAATAAGTTCGGCAGGCTTGTCCTGACTACAGGTAATAAAAGTGAGATGAGCGTCGGGTATGCGACGCTTTACGGTGATATGGCCGGCGGGTTTGCGGTTATTAAGGATGTCCCCAAGACGCTTGTTTACGAGCTTGTACGATACAGAAACAGCATGGATAAAGTTGGCGTACCGCCTGTCCCTGAACGTGTGATTATTAAAGCACCTACTGCTGAACTGCGGCCCGGGCAGAAGGACAGTGATACATTGCCTGAGTATGATATTCTGGACCCGATCCTGAATGCTTATATAGAAGAAGACAGGTCACTCAGGGAGATTGTGGCAATGGGATATGATGAAAAGACAACGGCAAAGGTTATCTCAATGGTAGACCGGAGCGAGTACAAACGCAGGCAGTCCCCTCCCGGAATAAAGAT